The following proteins come from a genomic window of Populus nigra chromosome 6, ddPopNigr1.1, whole genome shotgun sequence:
- the LOC133697733 gene encoding pantothenate kinase 1 isoform X1: MDCLREIETDGNSNPIQISRLALDIGGSLIKLVYFSRDSGDHEDPLNDSVGISNGVNGRLHFAKFETTNINDCLQFISANKLFFGGFQHQENPTNDRSFIKATGGGAYKFSDLFKEKLGISLEKEDEMDCLVTGANFLLKAVNHEAFTYLNGQKEFVQIDHNDLYPYLLVNIGSGVSMIKVDGDGKFERVSGTSVGGGTFWGLGKLLTKCQSFDELLELSQRGNNRVLDMLVGDIYGGMEYSKIGLSSTAIASSFGRAISNSNELHDYKPEDVSRSLLRMISNNIGQISYLNALRFGLKRIFFGGFFTRGHSYTMDTISVAVHFWSKGEAKAMFLRHEGFLGALGAFMSYERHSLNDLMVNQSVQIPVDASSSTDTNYNPLERDLNETESVQCSVYQA; encoded by the exons ATGGATTGTCTCAGAGAGATTGAAACTGATGGGAATTCAAATCCAATTCAAATATCTCGTTTGGCCCTCGATATTGGAG ggtctttaatcaaattggTATATTTCTCGAGAGATTCTGGTGATCATGAGGACCCATTGAATGATAGTGTTGGGATTTCCAATGGTGTTAATGGAAGGCTTCATTTTGCCAAGTTTGAGACGACCAATATCAATGATTGCTTGCAGTTTATTAGTGCCAACAAACTTTTCTTTGGTG GTTTCCAGCATCAAGAAAACCCTACCAATGACAGGAGCTTTATTAAG GCCACAGGTGGTGGGGCATACAAGTTCTCTGATCTTTTCAAAGAAAAGCTTGGCATTAGTCTCGAAAAGGAAGATGAAATGGATTGTCTTGTGACGGGAGCAAATTTTTTGCTTAAG GCTGTCAATCATGAAGCTTTTACATACTTGAATGGTCAGAAGGAATTTGTGCAGATTGACCATAATGATTTGTATCCATATCTACTCGTTAATATTGGATCTGGAGTTAGCATGATCAAG GTGGATGGAGATGGAAAGTTTGAGCGAGTCAGTGGAACAAGTGTTGGTGGTGGCACTTTTTGGGGTTTGGGAAAGTTATTAACAAAATGCCAGAG TTTTGATGAGTTGCTGGAGTTAAGTCAACGGGGAAATAACAGAGTTCTAGACATGCTTGTTGGGGATATCTATGGTGGGATGGAATATTCAAAG ATTGGTCTCTCATCCACAGCCATTGCTTCCAGCTTTGGGAGGGCAATTTCTAACAGTAATGAACTTCATGATTATAAACCTGAAGATGTCTCCCGGTCTCTTCTAAGAatgatttcaaataatattggACAG ATCTCTTACTTGAATGCACTTCGATTTGGGCTCAAGCGCATATTTTTTGGAGGATTTTTCACCCGGGGTCATTCCTATACTATGGACACCATTTCTGTTGCAGTTCATTTCTG GTCTAAAGGTGAGGCAAAAGCAATGTTTTTGCGGCATGAAGGATTTCTTGGAGCTCTAGGTGCATTCATGAGCTATGAACGGCACAGCCTCAATGACTTGATGGTTAATCAATCAGTGCAGATCCCAGTGGATGCATCCTCTAGTACAGATACAAATTATAATCCACTAGAGCGGGATTTGAATGAGACTGAGAGCGTGCAGTGTAGTGTCTATCAAGCTTAG
- the LOC133697733 gene encoding pantothenate kinase 1 isoform X2, giving the protein MIVLGFPMVLMEGFILPSLRRPISMIACSLLVPTNFSLVVNSGFQHQENPTNDRSFIKATGGGAYKFSDLFKEKLGISLEKEDEMDCLVTGANFLLKAVNHEAFTYLNGQKEFVQIDHNDLYPYLLVNIGSGVSMIKVDGDGKFERVSGTSVGGGTFWGLGKLLTKCQSFDELLELSQRGNNRVLDMLVGDIYGGMEYSKIGLSSTAIASSFGRAISNSNELHDYKPEDVSRSLLRMISNNIGQISYLNALRFGLKRIFFGGFFTRGHSYTMDTISVAVHFWSKGEAKAMFLRHEGFLGALGAFMSYERHSLNDLMVNQSVQIPVDASSSTDTNYNPLERDLNETESVQCSVYQA; this is encoded by the exons ATGATAGTGTTGGGATTTCCAATGGTGTTAATGGAAGGCTTCATTTTGCCAAGTTTGAGACGACCAATATCAATGATTGCTTGCAGTTTATTAGTGCCAACAAACTTTTCTTTGGTG GTGAACTCAGGTTTCCAGCATCAAGAAAACCCTACCAATGACAGGAGCTTTATTAAG GCCACAGGTGGTGGGGCATACAAGTTCTCTGATCTTTTCAAAGAAAAGCTTGGCATTAGTCTCGAAAAGGAAGATGAAATGGATTGTCTTGTGACGGGAGCAAATTTTTTGCTTAAG GCTGTCAATCATGAAGCTTTTACATACTTGAATGGTCAGAAGGAATTTGTGCAGATTGACCATAATGATTTGTATCCATATCTACTCGTTAATATTGGATCTGGAGTTAGCATGATCAAG GTGGATGGAGATGGAAAGTTTGAGCGAGTCAGTGGAACAAGTGTTGGTGGTGGCACTTTTTGGGGTTTGGGAAAGTTATTAACAAAATGCCAGAG TTTTGATGAGTTGCTGGAGTTAAGTCAACGGGGAAATAACAGAGTTCTAGACATGCTTGTTGGGGATATCTATGGTGGGATGGAATATTCAAAG ATTGGTCTCTCATCCACAGCCATTGCTTCCAGCTTTGGGAGGGCAATTTCTAACAGTAATGAACTTCATGATTATAAACCTGAAGATGTCTCCCGGTCTCTTCTAAGAatgatttcaaataatattggACAG ATCTCTTACTTGAATGCACTTCGATTTGGGCTCAAGCGCATATTTTTTGGAGGATTTTTCACCCGGGGTCATTCCTATACTATGGACACCATTTCTGTTGCAGTTCATTTCTG GTCTAAAGGTGAGGCAAAAGCAATGTTTTTGCGGCATGAAGGATTTCTTGGAGCTCTAGGTGCATTCATGAGCTATGAACGGCACAGCCTCAATGACTTGATGGTTAATCAATCAGTGCAGATCCCAGTGGATGCATCCTCTAGTACAGATACAAATTATAATCCACTAGAGCGGGATTTGAATGAGACTGAGAGCGTGCAGTGTAGTGTCTATCAAGCTTAG
- the LOC133696022 gene encoding uncharacterized protein LOC133696022 isoform X2, which translates to MGEAEVRRASIGIPKSKCNGTHKAFDPSFLVQLPNKLQDCIKSRLKNLLKDGKGENSVRKEKGSFASTAAPALGIDLERQLQAWRENPAWTDQPPQIKVSVPRGSLCNLNAKVDIGLPPDAVYDIVTDPDNRRVFKNIKEVVSRRVLLDEGHRQVVDVEQAAIWKFLWWSGTISVHVLVDQNRQDHSMNFTQVKTGFMKRFEGCWKVEPIFVDEAICYPFKPKTLADYCSCTRGKGRIGSKVSLEQLIQPAIVPPPPISWYLRGITTRTTEMIVNDLVAEAGRIRVGFDAEKCEDWSLYDEKQPIKSSNIKERWALHRRNAKKRPRKLLTAERSSFGSRNS; encoded by the exons ATGGGTGAAGCAGAAGTGAGAAGAGCTAGCATAGGAATTCCCAAGAGCAAGTGCAATGGAACCCACAAAGCTTTTGATCCATCATTTCTTGTGCAGCTCCCAAACAAGCTTCAAGATTGTATTAAG TCACGACTCAAGAACTTATTAAAAGATGGCAAGGGCGAAAACTCGGTGAGAAAAGAGAAAGGGTCATTTGCTTCTACCGCTGCTCCTGCCTTGGGGATTGATTTGGAGAGGCAATTGCAAGCCTGGAGAGAAAATCCTGCTTGGACTGATCAACCTCCACAAATAAAG GTCAGTGTACCAAGAGGTTCTCTCTGCAACCTCAATGCCAAAGTGGATATCGGGTTGCCCCCGGATGCAGTGTATGATATTGTGACGGACCCAGATAATAGGAGagttttcaaaaatatcaaG GAAGTGGTATCCAGGAGAGTTTTGCTTGATGAAGGTCACAGGCAGGTGGTTGATGTAGAGCAAGCTGCTATTTGGAAATTTCTTTGGTGGTCAGGGACTATATCAGTTCATGTTTTGGTTGATCAGAACAGACAAGATCACTCA ATGAACTTCACGCAAGTGAAAACTGGGTTCATGAAAAGATTCGAAGGTTGCTGGAAAGTGGAACCTATATTTGTTGATGAAGCAATCTGCTATCCATTTAAACCTAAAACATTGGCGGACTATTGTTCATGTACAAGGGGGAAAGGAAGGATAGGGTCAAAGGTGAGCTTGGAGCAGTTAATCCAACCAGCAATTGTTCCACCGCCACCAATTTCCTGGTACCTAAGAGGAATCACCACCAGGACTACTGAAATGATTGTGAATGATCTGGTTGCTGAAGCAGGCAGAATCAGGGTAGGTTTTGATGCTGAAAAATGTGAAGATTGGAGCTTGTATGATGAAAAACAACCTATCAAGTcatctaatattaaagaaagATGGGCTCTACATAGAAGAAATGCAAAGAAGCGTCCTAGAAAATTGTTGACTGCTGAAAGATCATCTTTTGGTTCAAGAAACAGTTAA
- the LOC133696022 gene encoding uncharacterized protein LOC133696022 isoform X1, giving the protein MLMGEAEVRRASIGIPKSKCNGTHKAFDPSFLVQLPNKLQDCIKSRLKNLLKDGKGENSVRKEKGSFASTAAPALGIDLERQLQAWRENPAWTDQPPQIKVSVPRGSLCNLNAKVDIGLPPDAVYDIVTDPDNRRVFKNIKEVVSRRVLLDEGHRQVVDVEQAAIWKFLWWSGTISVHVLVDQNRQDHSMNFTQVKTGFMKRFEGCWKVEPIFVDEAICYPFKPKTLADYCSCTRGKGRIGSKVSLEQLIQPAIVPPPPISWYLRGITTRTTEMIVNDLVAEAGRIRVGFDAEKCEDWSLYDEKQPIKSSNIKERWALHRRNAKKRPRKLLTAERSSFGSRNS; this is encoded by the exons GCTAATGGGTGAAGCAGAAGTGAGAAGAGCTAGCATAGGAATTCCCAAGAGCAAGTGCAATGGAACCCACAAAGCTTTTGATCCATCATTTCTTGTGCAGCTCCCAAACAAGCTTCAAGATTGTATTAAG TCACGACTCAAGAACTTATTAAAAGATGGCAAGGGCGAAAACTCGGTGAGAAAAGAGAAAGGGTCATTTGCTTCTACCGCTGCTCCTGCCTTGGGGATTGATTTGGAGAGGCAATTGCAAGCCTGGAGAGAAAATCCTGCTTGGACTGATCAACCTCCACAAATAAAG GTCAGTGTACCAAGAGGTTCTCTCTGCAACCTCAATGCCAAAGTGGATATCGGGTTGCCCCCGGATGCAGTGTATGATATTGTGACGGACCCAGATAATAGGAGagttttcaaaaatatcaaG GAAGTGGTATCCAGGAGAGTTTTGCTTGATGAAGGTCACAGGCAGGTGGTTGATGTAGAGCAAGCTGCTATTTGGAAATTTCTTTGGTGGTCAGGGACTATATCAGTTCATGTTTTGGTTGATCAGAACAGACAAGATCACTCA ATGAACTTCACGCAAGTGAAAACTGGGTTCATGAAAAGATTCGAAGGTTGCTGGAAAGTGGAACCTATATTTGTTGATGAAGCAATCTGCTATCCATTTAAACCTAAAACATTGGCGGACTATTGTTCATGTACAAGGGGGAAAGGAAGGATAGGGTCAAAGGTGAGCTTGGAGCAGTTAATCCAACCAGCAATTGTTCCACCGCCACCAATTTCCTGGTACCTAAGAGGAATCACCACCAGGACTACTGAAATGATTGTGAATGATCTGGTTGCTGAAGCAGGCAGAATCAGGGTAGGTTTTGATGCTGAAAAATGTGAAGATTGGAGCTTGTATGATGAAAAACAACCTATCAAGTcatctaatattaaagaaagATGGGCTCTACATAGAAGAAATGCAAAGAAGCGTCCTAGAAAATTGTTGACTGCTGAAAGATCATCTTTTGGTTCAAGAAACAGTTAA